From Arcobacter arenosus, one genomic window encodes:
- a CDS encoding AEC family transporter: protein MSVFFALFSKIVPLYFSVILGFISTRLLGCNKETIAKILFYILGPLIAFNATMSVKLDSSVVFLPVFFFLASSIMAFVLLFLFKKVWKDNTSNLLAFASSTGNTGHIGIPIAIILFDDHLVDVFIFAVLGTMLYQNSVGYFITAKGSFTARQSLKKVIQLPVLYAFILGFVFNFLGIKMPEMFLNYIIYLKGCYAILGMMFLGMGMEKLKSAKAFDVKFISYALSLKFLLWPGIVLLFIYIDRNFLLLLDEGFYKVMFLYSIVPLAGNTVTIATLLNLKPEMMSLTVFISILISLFYIPIAIFLFM, encoded by the coding sequence ATGTCAGTATTTTTTGCACTTTTTTCAAAGATTGTTCCTCTTTATTTTTCAGTTATATTAGGGTTTATAAGCACTAGATTATTAGGTTGTAATAAAGAAACTATTGCCAAGATTTTATTTTATATCTTAGGTCCATTAATTGCTTTTAATGCAACAATGAGTGTTAAGCTTGATAGTTCAGTTGTCTTTTTACCTGTTTTTTTCTTTTTAGCAAGTTCTATTATGGCTTTTGTTTTACTTTTTTTATTTAAAAAAGTATGGAAAGATAATACTTCAAATCTTCTTGCCTTTGCTAGTTCTACTGGAAATACTGGTCATATTGGTATTCCTATAGCTATAATTTTATTTGATGATCATCTTGTGGATGTTTTTATTTTTGCTGTTTTAGGAACAATGCTTTATCAAAATTCAGTTGGATATTTCATTACAGCAAAGGGAAGTTTTACAGCTAGACAAAGTTTAAAAAAAGTTATTCAGCTTCCTGTTTTATATGCATTTATATTAGGTTTTGTTTTTAATTTTTTAGGTATAAAAATGCCTGAGATGTTTTTAAACTATATAATCTATTTAAAAGGATGTTATGCAATTTTAGGAATGATGTTTTTAGGTATGGGGATGGAAAAACTAAAAAGTGCAAAGGCTTTTGATGTTAAATTTATTTCATACGCTCTTTCTTTAAAATTTTTACTTTGGCCGGGAATTGTTTTACTATTTATATATATAGATAGAAATTTTTTACTTCTTCTTGATGAAGGGTTTTATAAAGTAATGTTTTTATATTCTATTGTTCCTTTAGCAGGAAATACAGTTACAATTGCAACACTTTTAAACTTAAAACCTGAAATGATGTCTTTAACTGTATTTATCTCTATCTTAATCTCTTTATTTTATATCCCTATTGCAATATTTTTATTTATGTAA
- a CDS encoding cupin domain-containing protein: MYCKNIEDYVTNEIPKTNGATIAVLTPNIDKDFIVRKVTLEVGGTMPNHTNLIQHQQYVLKGEAKVKIGDEIIHAKEGDFLYIPTGVPHYYEACFDKPYEFLCMITTKEDEITLVD, translated from the coding sequence ATGTATTGTAAAAATATTGAAGATTATGTAACAAATGAGATACCAAAAACAAATGGTGCTACAATTGCAGTTTTAACTCCAAATATTGATAAAGACTTTATTGTTAGAAAAGTTACTTTAGAAGTTGGTGGAACTATGCCAAATCATACAAATTTAATACAACATCAACAATATGTATTAAAAGGTGAGGCAAAGGTTAAAATTGGTGATGAGATAATTCATGCAAAAGAGGGTGACTTTTTATATATCCCAACTGGAGTCCCTCATTATTATGAAGCTTGTTTTGATAAACCATATGAGTTTTTATGTATGATTACTACAAAAGAGGATGAGATAACTTTAGTAGATTAA
- a CDS encoding alanine/glycine:cation symporter family protein, with translation MLAEINSFLNDLIWGNILIYLLPLLGIFFTVSSRFVQFRYFFKMFSILRHTEHDKHGHISSFQALMLSVAGRVGGGNIAGVAVAITIGGPGAVFWMWIIGLIGMSTSFFECSLAQLYKEKDAQDSCVYRGGPAYYATKALGQKWVGVIISILIMITFGFAFNATQSFIITTSFESSFNIPTWITGISLTLIFALAIFGGIKRITKFSEFIVPIMAVGYLLIAIIVIALNLSEIPSLISMIVHEAFNPSSAIGGGIGAVILQGAKRGMFSNEAGLGSAPNVAAVAYVAHPVQQGIVQSFSVFIDTIILCSCTAFIILLSGVYQPGVEGVQGVLLTQNALIEHIGPYGGYFVTIALFLFGFSSMLYNYYLAENSVNFFIKGNVTAFNIFRVIVVALIIWGSFQDLGSVFSFADLSMGLLAVINLIVIALLYKPVLQLIKGYDRQLKEGKKPVLRYNDYTDFNIDKKIWKEIVDTIQNNRAKGEKDL, from the coding sequence ATGTTAGCAGAAATCAACAGTTTCTTAAATGACCTTATATGGGGAAATATTTTAATATATTTATTACCATTATTAGGTATATTTTTTACAGTAAGTTCTAGGTTCGTTCAGTTTAGATATTTCTTTAAAATGTTTAGTATTTTAAGACATACAGAACATGATAAACATGGACATATTAGTTCATTTCAAGCACTAATGCTTAGTGTTGCAGGACGTGTTGGTGGTGGGAACATCGCAGGTGTTGCTGTTGCAATTACAATTGGTGGTCCAGGAGCAGTTTTCTGGATGTGGATTATTGGACTAATTGGTATGAGTACAAGTTTCTTTGAGTGTTCACTTGCACAATTATATAAAGAAAAAGATGCTCAAGACTCTTGTGTTTATAGAGGTGGACCAGCTTATTATGCAACTAAAGCTTTAGGTCAAAAATGGGTTGGGGTTATCATTTCTATTTTAATTATGATCACTTTTGGTTTTGCTTTTAATGCAACACAATCTTTTATCATAACTACATCGTTTGAGTCTTCATTTAATATTCCAACATGGATTACAGGTATTTCTTTAACTTTAATTTTTGCATTAGCAATTTTTGGAGGGATTAAAAGAATTACTAAATTTTCTGAATTTATTGTTCCAATTATGGCAGTTGGTTATTTACTAATTGCAATTATTGTTATTGCATTAAACTTAAGTGAGATTCCATCTTTAATTTCAATGATTGTACATGAAGCTTTTAATCCAAGTTCTGCAATTGGTGGTGGTATTGGTGCTGTTATTTTACAAGGTGCAAAAAGAGGAATGTTCTCAAACGAAGCTGGATTAGGTTCTGCTCCAAATGTTGCAGCTGTTGCTTATGTAGCCCATCCTGTTCAACAAGGTATTGTTCAATCATTCTCTGTATTTATTGATACAATTATTCTTTGTTCTTGTACTGCATTTATAATTCTTTTATCTGGTGTTTATCAACCAGGAGTTGAAGGGGTTCAAGGAGTATTATTAACTCAAAATGCTTTAATTGAACATATTGGTCCTTATGGAGGATATTTTGTAACAATTGCCCTATTCCTATTTGGTTTTTCATCTATGTTATATAACTACTACTTAGCTGAGAACTCTGTAAACTTCTTTATAAAAGGTAATGTTACTGCATTTAATATCTTTAGAGTTATTGTAGTTGCACTTATTATTTGGGGTTCATTCCAAGATTTAGGTTCAGTATTTTCATTTGCAGACCTTTCTATGGGACTTCTAGCAGTTATTAACTTAATAGTAATTGCCCTACTTTATAAACCAGTTTTACAATTAATCAAAGGTTATGACAGACAACTTAAAGAGGGTAAAAAACCTGTTTTAAGATATAACGATTATACTGATTTTAATATTGACAAAAAAATCTGGAAAGAGATTGTTGATACTATTCAAAACAATAGAGCAAAAGGTGAAAAAGACCTTTAA